In Citrus sinensis cultivar Valencia sweet orange chromosome 3, DVS_A1.0, whole genome shotgun sequence, the sequence aaatcaatGTTTTTCTGGGTTCTTTTTGTTAGAGTTTAACTTGAAGTTTTTAACAGGAGAAAAATATATCAGTGGAGATTGAGTGGGAAAATAGCAAAGTGTATGAATTTGGTCTATTTTGATGAGGGAAATTGCTTGGAAATGTTATTGGAAATGGTGGGTAAAGATGACGGGAGTTGGTGCATTTGATTTATGAGAAGTTGTGGCGGACATGAGTCGATCACCTTCGTTCTCTGTGAAGTCGGAGCTCAGCTTGAAGCCAGATCCAGAACGTATGCAACGATGGGTTGTTGCCTTTTGCACCATTCGATTTGATCTAGAGCAAGGTCAGCTCATTGAAGATTGTTACCCACCTGGTTGTCTCACACAGGATGAGGAACTCGAGGTTGCTTACAGTTCATTTCCTGATTCTGTTTCCCAGCACCAAAATCTCTCAAGCATTCATGATTGCATCTTCTTTTTCCGGTTTCAAAGGCACAAAAATCTTCCACAGGGCAATGTTACTCCATCCGAGATAACTGaaatcaatgataaaataacatCTTCAGAGCTTACAGAGGAGAAACTACTTAAAAGATCAAAAAGTTTTTCTAGTAGTAAAGGTTCCAGATACTTTTATGGATATGTATTCAATAGGCAAAGGCATGACGAGAGGCTTAAGCGAGGTGGGGAACAAAAATCTTTGGTGATATTGTCTCATGGCCCTTTCTCTAGTGTGTTCAGACCATTGTTGCAAATCATGGGTCCTTTGTATTTTGACGTTGGAAAGAAAGCTATTGAGCATATTGCTTCTTATGTCTCAATTTGGCCTTCTCCTGTTCCTGGTAAGCTAATGGAACTTCCCATTGGGAATGCCATGCTTAAAGTGAACTTGCCACCTGCACATAGCTTGCCCTTGGAAAGTGGAATGTTGTCTGAAGAGTCTGCTGCTTCTGTGGCACCCTTTCTTCCTTACAATCAGTCAATTCCTCAAGGTCTTTTTCACGATTCAGATCTTTTTGGTACATTCCGGGGCCTTCTCTTACAGCTTTGGGTGCTATGGGAGTTGTTACTTATTGGTGAGCCTATTCTTGTCATAGCACCAACTCCTCCCCAATGCTGTGAGGCTGTTGCCAGTCTTGTAAGTTTGATTGCCCCACTTCTTTGTAGTATTGATTTTAGGCCGTATTTTACCATCCATGATCCCCAATTTGCACATTTAAATTCGCTTCAAGAGGGGGACACTTTCCCTCCAATGGTTTTGGGAGTAACAAacctttttttccttaaagCTCTGCGCAAAATTCCCCACGTTGTATCTGTTGGAAGCCCTGCTCCGAATTCAAACCGGGTTGCCTTTGCAAGCAGGGCCTCTTCTGGCAAAATTTCTGGTAGACCTGAGGGATTTGGTCTTCAACAGCTATCCCTTAAATTTTCTCCTTCAAGTTTGTTGAATGTTGTGAAGTTGAGGAGAGAAGGTCCTCTATGTCTCATGACAGAACATAAGGAAGCCATTTGGAGCAGTTATGCTGCAACAACAAAGCCAGATACTTCTATTTTGAATAGGCTAATTGATGCCGGTATGTCACCTAGGGTCGAGGAGTCAATGTCTGTTGTCAACAATGAAATATTGCGGAGGCATTTCTTGGAGCTCACCACCAATTTTTTGGCCCCTTTTGGCCCTTATTTTAGGACTACCACGCCTTCTGAAGGTTCTTCTCCATTTGTTGATCCTCCAACTCTCCCTCCTTTTAATGCAAATGAATTTCTTTCAAGCTTACAAGCCAGAGGTGTTGGGAAGTTTCTGTCAAAACGGATGAGATCTAATTGGCTTGACTTATACAGGTGAAGGACCTTGACATTTATAGTATTTCCTACCAGTTCATATCTTTTTGTCTACTTAAATATTATGTTCTTCACTTATCCGCCATTGTTTACTTTGGCACCTTTTTCCAGTTAATCTTGTTATTAAATGCTTTTGAGATAAAGATGCTTTGTGCCTGTGCAGGAGGTTCTTGAAAGGACCAAACTTCATGCCATGGTTTCAAAGAAGACGTGCTGCTGCAGAACAGGAACAACATAGGTTATGGAGGCAGGCCAGAATGAGGACTGACATACAGCAGCTTACAGCTAAAATGTCTGAATTGGAAAGTGTTGATACCTTCAATGCTGTTGAGAGGCATCTTATACAAGAAATACAGGTAAATTGGATCTTTGTTCAGGATAGTATgtcgatttttattttattctgatttctgtggttgattttttgtttttagccttagtttattcttcttttcttgGGGCTGTTTCTACATTATGAATATCTAGTTATGGATGTTTGCATGAGAGAGTCTATTAACCATGCCCACGTACATGTACACATTTATTCCAATTTTGTCGTAAGATTTtagtttggatttttttttttttttgaaaagaatgataaaataaataaatttcttaataatttagtGAAGCCAGCCAAGTCAGAcggcaattatttttctaatattgcAGGAGattcaatttgtttttacTACCTTCTCTACAATAAGTATTCTTGACAAAGAGTTGTGAAGAGGATCACAGACAAATTACCGAGAGCAGCAGAAATTTCTAATGGAAGTGAAACCTGCAAATGGCCTTTACAATATTTCTGTTTCTTGTTTGCAGCTAGTGAGGGTGGTTAGTTTTTTGTCTGATCACTGACTTGTGGTAAAGCTGGTTATAGATATTGTCCGAAACCCTTCTCTCTTTTCAGAACTTTCAAATTAGCTGAATGCAATAGTTGAAGCCGTATACATGGATAAAAACTGAAGGTATCCATCTGGGATATCAATTTAAACAAAGATGTCCTAAATAGTcgcatttttttcattatcaaAGCGTATTGCTATTATtgaattcattttcttctcatcCAGAATGACTTGTCATGGGTTCTTGGGACCTATTGTGTACAAAGAATCTTGAAACAAAACTAAAG encodes:
- the LOC102615439 gene encoding uncharacterized protein LOC102615439; translated protein: MSRSPSFSVKSELSLKPDPERMQRWVVAFCTIRFDLEQGQLIEDCYPPGCLTQDEELEVAYSSFPDSVSQHQNLSSIHDCIFFFRFQRHKNLPQGNVTPSEITEINDKITSSELTEEKLLKRSKSFSSSKGSRYFYGYVFNRQRHDERLKRGGEQKSLVILSHGPFSSVFRPLLQIMGPLYFDVGKKAIEHIASYVSIWPSPVPGKLMELPIGNAMLKVNLPPAHSLPLESGMLSEESAASVAPFLPYNQSIPQGLFHDSDLFGTFRGLLLQLWVLWELLLIGEPILVIAPTPPQCCEAVASLVSLIAPLLCSIDFRPYFTIHDPQFAHLNSLQEGDTFPPMVLGVTNLFFLKALRKIPHVVSVGSPAPNSNRVAFASRASSGKISGRPEGFGLQQLSLKFSPSSLLNVVKLRREGPLCLMTEHKEAIWSSYAATTKPDTSILNRLIDAGMSPRVEESMSVVNNEILRRHFLELTTNFLAPFGPYFRTTTPSEGSSPFVDPPTLPPFNANEFLSSLQARGVGKFLSKRMRSNWLDLYRRFLKGPNFMPWFQRRRAAAEQEQHRLWRQARMRTDIQQLTAKMSELESVDTFNAVERHLIQEIQLQQSGRAAADSAEICQKLKGDLLAVFNVLPKDVQQLLLFNPERAALLQRTPELTKPLGTHL